In Leptospira montravelensis, the DNA window AAGTGAAAGAGCGGGTTCATTCCGCCATCAAATCTATAAATTAACCAAACTATGAATATTTTAGCTTTTATACCAGCAAGAGGTGGATCCAAGGGGATACCTGGAAAGAACTTATACCCAATAGCAGGGAATCCATTACTTTTTTATACCATTGATTTGGCAAAAAAATTAGATAAAAATGTCATTCCGTTTTTATCAACGGATGATATTGATATCAAAGCTTACGGAATATCCTTAGGTTTGAACGACGATTATCTAAGACCAAAGGAATTAGCAAGTGATTCCTCGGCTACGATTGATGCAGTAATGCATGCTTTAGAGTGGTTTCAGAAGTCGAACGATGTGCAAATTGACTCTGTCTTACTATTGCAGCCTACCTCACCCATTCGAATTATATCAGAAGTACAGAACGCTATCCATAGTTTCAAAGAAAAAAAAATGGAAAGTCTTGTGAGTGTGACTCACATGAGAGAACATCCATTTGAGTGTATTAAGTCTGTTGAGGATTCCTGGTCTTTTTTAGAGAAACCTAGTGAAAAAGTTACAGGAAGACAGGGCTATACAGGAAATTATTACTTTCTGGATGGATCTTTTTACTTAGCTACCGTTAAGTTTTTAAAAAACAATAGAGCTTTTGTTGTCGAAGGAAAAACGCATTTGTTCGAATCAAAGTTACGTTATTCGATTGATATTGATGAATTAGAAGATATGGAAATTGCCGAAAGCATTTTAGAAAGGAAACTAAAAATATGAAAAATATACTGTTAATTGGTGGAGCAGGGTACGTTGGATCAGTGATTACTGATTTTTTACTTAGAAATGGCTATAAGGTTACTTGCTTAGATGGTTTTCTGTATGAGAACCAACGAACTGTACTTCCTTACATATTGAATGAAAACTACAAATTTATTTGCGGCGATCTTTGTGACGAAGATGCAGTGAAAAAAGCATTAGTTGGTATCGATTCTGTTGTATTACTTGCTGGATTAGTTGGTGATCCAATAACAAAAAAATACCCCGATTTATCTAAAAAGATAAATGATGATGGAATCTTAAATCTGTTTCAAATTATGAATGGAAAGGGAATTGAAAGACTTATTTTCATTTCAACTTGTTCTAATTATGGACTGATTAAAAACGATGAGCTTGCAGATGAAAATTTTGAACTTTCGCCACTTTCTTTGTATGCAAAAGCTAAAGTTGCGGCTGAGAAAGAACTATTGAGTGAAAAAAATAATTTTGATTTCTCTACTGTAGTTTTGCGATTTGCAACTGCCTTTGGATTATCTCCAAGAATGAGATTTGATCTTACTGTTAGTGAATTTACAAAGGATTTAATTTTAGGAAAAGAATTACTTGTATATGATGCTCATACTTGGAGACCTTATTGCCACGTAAAAGATTTCGCAAGATTAATTGACATCGTTCTGAAATCCCCTAAAGAAAAAACACATAAAGAGGTTTTTAATGCAGGTGGTGAAATCAATAATTTTACAAAACAAGGAATTTTGGATATAATCTTAAAATATCTTCCCCATTCAAAAGTTAGTTTTAAAGAACATGGAACTGATCCGCGTAATTATAAAGTTAATTTTTCAAAAGTGAAGTCAGTACTCGGTTTTGAACCTAAATACACAGTGGAAGATGGTGTAAAAGAATTAATTGAAGCATTTCAATTGAACCTTTTTAAAAATTTAGAACAAGATATCAACTTTCATGGGAATTATACAATAAACTATCCATGATAAAATCGTTTTTAGATCTAGTCAGAGATCATTACAATTCAGCTGATGAATTCATTCCCCTCCATGCTCCTGTATTCCGTGGGAATGAAATCCATTATGTGACTGAAACTATTAAGTCCACCTTTGTTTCCTCTGTTGGGGCCTATGTAGATCAGTTTGAAGTAATGATGAAATCGATCACTGGTGCGAAATATGCCATTGCAACTGTAAATGGAACAGCCGCACTTCATATCGCGCTTCATAGTATAGGAGTCAGTTCGGGGGATGAGGTCATTACGCAAGCTTTGAGTTTTGTTGCGACTGCCAATGCCATCAGGTATACAGGAGCAGACCCTGTTTTTCTCGATGTGGATTTAGATTCGATGAGCCTATCACCAGTGGCTTTGTTAGCTTTTTTAGAATCAGAATGTGAATTTAAAAACCAAATTGTTACAAACAAACGAACAGGAAAACGAATCAAAGCCATTGTTCCTATGCACACATTTGGAAATCCTGGTAGGATCGAAGAGATATGTAAGGTGGCAAATCAGTTTCGATTAGATGTGGTTGAAGACTCTGCTGAATCTCTGGGAAGTTATGTGAATGGTAAACATACTGGATCTTTTGGTCGTTTAGGTGTTTTCAGTTTTAATGGCAATAAAACCGTTACTTGTGGTGGTGGTGGTGCTGTGGTTACGGATGACGATAATTTAGGAAAAAGATTAAAACATATTACCACAACAGCAAAAGTTCCGCATCCTTGGGAATATTCTCATGATGAATTGGGATTCAATTATAGGATGCCCAATCTAAATGCTGCACTTGCTTGTGCGCAGTTGGAGCAACTGGATGATTTTTTAAAAGAAAAAAGAGAACTTTCTATAAAGTACATTCAGTTTTTTGAAAATACAAAGGTTACTTTCAAAAAAGAAATTAAAAATTCTGTTTCAAACTACTGGTTAAATACAATTGAATTTCCATCAAAATCAGATAGAGACAAGTTCCTGGCAGAAACCAATGGGGCTAAAGTGATGACACGTCCTTCTTGGAATCCACTAAATACATTACCTATGTATCAAAATTGTTTTTCTGATTCATTAAAAAATACGAATCACATTGCTGATCGTTTAGTGAATATTCCCAGTGGAGTGAAATGGAAGGAATCATACTAATCGGAGGAGGCGGTCACTGCAAATCAGTGATTGATGTCATTCGAAAAGAAACTAAGTTTGAAATTTTAGGAATTATCGATTCCAATTTACCAGTAGGTCACTTGGTTTTGGATGTGATGGTATTGGGTAATGATTCCGATTTTAGTGCATTATCTAAAAAATGCAAAAACTTCCATATAACTGTGGGCCAAATCCAATCAAACATAGTCAGGAAAAAAATAGCCAATGAATTAATGGCATTGGGCGCAGAACTCCCTAATATTATCTCTCCCAGTGCTATCGTTTCCTCCTATTCAAAGTTAGGTCAAGGAATTACTGTTATGCACCAGGCGACGATCCAAGCAGATGCAATGATAGGAGATTTCTGTATTATCAATGATCATGCACTCATTGAACATGATGTTCATATCGGAAAGTTTTCGCATATTGCCACTGGGGCCATTGTCAACGGTAATGTTGAGATCGGTGAGAACGTCTTTATCGGAAGTGGGGCAGTCATTGTTCAAGGTTCGAAAATCCCGGATGGAACTTTTATAAAAGCAAACCAATTAGTCAAATGAAACAAAAAACGATAATTATAGCTGAAGCTGGTGTAAATCACAATGGTGATCTTAAAATTGCCGAAGAACTCATTCAAGTGGCCGCAAAAGCCGGTGCCGATTTTGTAAAATTTCAAACCTTCCAGTCAAATTCGATTTCTTCGAAACTTGCAGGCAGAGCGGAATACCAAAAGGCAAACATGAAAGAAGATGGATCACAAATCTCTATGTTAAAGAAACTAGAGTTGAATTTTGAGATGCACCAACATTTAATTCAAGTTTGCAAACAAAATAAGATTCAATTTTTATCGACTGCGTTTGATTTACCTAGCATAGATTTACTCATCCAACTAGGAATCAAACTTTGGAAAATTCCCAGTGGAGAAATCACAAATTATCCCTATTTAAAAAAAATCGGCTCACTTAACGGGGAAGTGATACTATCTACAGGAATGTCTAATCTCGGTGAAATTGAAGCGGCTCTATCGGTTTTAGAAAATGCAGGAACTAAAAGAGAAAACATTACTGTGTTACATTGTACCACCGAATATCCTGCTCCGATGCATGAGGTCAATTTACGTGCGATGCTTGCGATTCAAAACGCATTTGGAGTTAAGGTTGGATATTCAGATCACACAGTAGGAATTGAAATATCTTTAGCAGCAGTGGCTCTTGGGGCAAATATGATTGAAAAACATTTTACCCTCGATCGAAATTTACCAGGTCCAGACCACAAGGCAAGTTTAGAACCAAATGAATTGAATGCATTGGTTAGCGGTATCAGAAATATTGAGCTAGCGTTAGGTGACGGTGTGAAAAAACCTTTCCCTTCCGAAATAAGAAATATGACAATTGCCCGTAAATCACTCATTGCTAAAGAGAACATTCGGAAAGGTGAGATTTTTACTGAACAAAATGTAACAACCAAAAGACCTGGAAATGGAATTTCTCCCATGAGGTGGGATGAAGTAATGGGAAAAACAGCATCCAAAGATTTTTTAGAAGATGAATTGATTGAGATCTAAACTAAAGATTTTTTCCCATTTTAAAGTCTTCAATTTAAAGAGTCATCTGCAATGAATAAAAAAATTTGCTTTATCACTGGAACTAGAGCAGAGTACGGCTTACTCAAAAGATTAATGAAATTGGTTTATGATGCGCCGAATATTGAAATTCAAATCATTGCTACAGGTATGCATTTATCTCCGGAATTTGGACTTACCTTTAAGGAAATAGAAGGTGATGGTTTTCGAATTGATAGAAAGGTCGAAATTTTATTAAGCTCTGATTCTTCTGTAGCTATAGGAAAATCTATAGGTCTTGCTTTGATTTCTATAACGGAAGCATTAGAACAAATGAATCCAGACTTGGTATTTTTAGTTGGCGATAGATATGAAACCTTGGCATGTGCGATAGCAGCAATGGTAACAAGGATTCCAATTGCGCATATACATGGTGGCGAAAGAACGGAAGGTTTGATTGATGAGGCAATTCGTCATTCAGTGACGAAAATGTCCTATTTGCATTTTGTAGCAAATGAAGAATATCGTAGACGAGTCATTCAGCTTGGTGAAAGTCCGGAGCGAGTGTATGTATGCGGTGGTTTAGGTGTCGATATAATACAAAACACAAAATTATTCTCTCTTCAAGAGCTGGAAAATTCTCTAAAGTTTCAATTTAAAGATAAGAATTTGATGGTTACCTTTCATCCTACCACATTGGAACATGATACGTCTGAGGTTCAATTTAAAGAGCTTTTGGAAGTGTTAAAGGAGTATGTTGGAAAAGGACATGGGCTTATTTTTACAAAAGCTAACTCTGATACCAATGGTCGAATCATCAATCAACTGATAGATGATTTTGTAAGAGAGTATCCAGACCATGCGATTGCCCATGCTTCACTTGGCATTCAAAGGTATTTATCAGTTCTAAAATTTGTAGATGGTGTGATTGGAAATTCTTCGAGTGGTTTATTGGAAGTGCCAAGTTTTAAAATAGGCACTATCAACCTTGGTGATCGTCAAAGAGGAAGAATTATGGCGACAAGCGTAATCCAAGCAGATTGTGATTCTACATCGATTCGGTCAGCTTTGGAAAAATTGTATAGTAACGAATTTCAAGAAAGTTTAAAAAATACAATTAATCCATATGGAGAAGGTGGTGCTTCAGAAAAAATATTCGAATATCTCAAGGATTTAGATTTCGACAATTTAGATGTTAAAAAACCATTTTTTGATGTTAGTTACCAATTATGAGAATTCTTTTCATAGGCTGTGTCATTTTTTCTAAGAACATCTTGGAATTGTTAGTCGAAAGTAAATTTAACGTTGTTGGAGTGATTTCCAAGGATGATACAGGTTTCAATTCTGATTATTATGATACTTCTATTATTGCAAAGCAGTACAATATACCTTTTATTAAAACTAAAAATGTAAATGAATTACATATTCTCGAATGGGTTAGGGAACTGAAACCGGATATCGTCTATTGTTTTGGTTGGAATAGTTTGCTTGGGAATGAATTTCTTCAAATCCCTAAAAAAGGGGTTATTGGATATCATCCAGCTTCTCTTCCACAAAACAGAGGAAGGCATCCCGTTATCTGGGCATTAATATTAGGACTTACAGAAACTGCTTCAACATTCTTCTTTATGGGTGAGGGTGCAGATGATGGGGATATAGTTTCACAGAAAAAGATAATAATAGAGAAAGAAGATACTGCGAGCACGTTATATGATAAGTTGATCCAGGAATCTCGGACACAAGTGATTGAATTTACGAATCAACTAAACAATAACCAATTAATCGCAAAAAAACAAGATCATGAACTGGCAAATTCCTGGAGAAAACGTTCCAAAGTTGATGGGGTTATTGATTTTAGAATGTCCAGCGAAAGTATTTATAATTTAGTTAGAGCATTAACTAAACCTTACCCTGGTGCCTTAATCCTTTATAAAGGTGAGGAGTATCCTGTTTGGCAAACAAAGATAGCAGAAACTCCTTATTCTAATTTTGAACCAGGGAAAGTTTTAAAAATTTCTGAATCTTCTATTTTAGTAAAATGTGGTTTATCAACAGAAGCTATATTACTTGAAAAACATGAATTGCCAGAGACAATTCAAGAAGGTGATTATCTTTGAATAAAAAATCAATTATTGTTTTTACACCACATCCCGACGATGAAACGTTAGGTGCAGGTGGGTTCTTATTAGCGAAGAAAAAAGCTGGATATGATCTTATTTGGCTAATAATGACTCATATGAAAGAGGAGTTTGGTTGGACCAAAGACCAGATCAATCGACGTGAAGCGGAAATTCAAAAGGTATCACGAATGTACCCATTTGACTATGTGT includes these proteins:
- a CDS encoding NeuD/PglB/VioB family sugar acetyltransferase yields the protein MEGIILIGGGGHCKSVIDVIRKETKFEILGIIDSNLPVGHLVLDVMVLGNDSDFSALSKKCKNFHITVGQIQSNIVRKKIANELMALGAELPNIISPSAIVSSYSKLGQGITVMHQATIQADAMIGDFCIINDHALIEHDVHIGKFSHIATGAIVNGNVEIGENVFIGSGAVIVQGSKIPDGTFIKANQLVK
- a CDS encoding formyltransferase family protein encodes the protein MRILFIGCVIFSKNILELLVESKFNVVGVISKDDTGFNSDYYDTSIIAKQYNIPFIKTKNVNELHILEWVRELKPDIVYCFGWNSLLGNEFLQIPKKGVIGYHPASLPQNRGRHPVIWALILGLTETASTFFFMGEGADDGDIVSQKKIIIEKEDTASTLYDKLIQESRTQVIEFTNQLNNNQLIAKKQDHELANSWRKRSKVDGVIDFRMSSESIYNLVRALTKPYPGALILYKGEEYPVWQTKIAETPYSNFEPGKVLKISESSILVKCGLSTEAILLEKHELPETIQEGDYL
- a CDS encoding LegC family aminotransferase; the protein is MIKSFLDLVRDHYNSADEFIPLHAPVFRGNEIHYVTETIKSTFVSSVGAYVDQFEVMMKSITGAKYAIATVNGTAALHIALHSIGVSSGDEVITQALSFVATANAIRYTGADPVFLDVDLDSMSLSPVALLAFLESECEFKNQIVTNKRTGKRIKAIVPMHTFGNPGRIEEICKVANQFRLDVVEDSAESLGSYVNGKHTGSFGRLGVFSFNGNKTVTCGGGGAVVTDDDNLGKRLKHITTTAKVPHPWEYSHDELGFNYRMPNLNAALACAQLEQLDDFLKEKRELSIKYIQFFENTKVTFKKEIKNSVSNYWLNTIEFPSKSDRDKFLAETNGAKVMTRPSWNPLNTLPMYQNCFSDSLKNTNHIADRLVNIPSGVKWKESY
- the neuC gene encoding UDP-N-acetylglucosamine 2-epimerase → MNKKICFITGTRAEYGLLKRLMKLVYDAPNIEIQIIATGMHLSPEFGLTFKEIEGDGFRIDRKVEILLSSDSSVAIGKSIGLALISITEALEQMNPDLVFLVGDRYETLACAIAAMVTRIPIAHIHGGERTEGLIDEAIRHSVTKMSYLHFVANEEYRRRVIQLGESPERVYVCGGLGVDIIQNTKLFSLQELENSLKFQFKDKNLMVTFHPTTLEHDTSEVQFKELLEVLKEYVGKGHGLIFTKANSDTNGRIINQLIDDFVREYPDHAIAHASLGIQRYLSVLKFVDGVIGNSSSGLLEVPSFKIGTINLGDRQRGRIMATSVIQADCDSTSIRSALEKLYSNEFQESLKNTINPYGEGGASEKIFEYLKDLDFDNLDVKKPFFDVSYQL
- a CDS encoding cytidylyltransferase domain-containing protein: MNILAFIPARGGSKGIPGKNLYPIAGNPLLFYTIDLAKKLDKNVIPFLSTDDIDIKAYGISLGLNDDYLRPKELASDSSATIDAVMHALEWFQKSNDVQIDSVLLLQPTSPIRIISEVQNAIHSFKEKKMESLVSVTHMREHPFECIKSVEDSWSFLEKPSEKVTGRQGYTGNYYFLDGSFYLATVKFLKNNRAFVVEGKTHLFESKLRYSIDIDELEDMEIAESILERKLKI
- the neuB gene encoding N-acetylneuraminate synthase, translated to MKQKTIIIAEAGVNHNGDLKIAEELIQVAAKAGADFVKFQTFQSNSISSKLAGRAEYQKANMKEDGSQISMLKKLELNFEMHQHLIQVCKQNKIQFLSTAFDLPSIDLLIQLGIKLWKIPSGEITNYPYLKKIGSLNGEVILSTGMSNLGEIEAALSVLENAGTKRENITVLHCTTEYPAPMHEVNLRAMLAIQNAFGVKVGYSDHTVGIEISLAAVALGANMIEKHFTLDRNLPGPDHKASLEPNELNALVSGIRNIELALGDGVKKPFPSEIRNMTIARKSLIAKENIRKGEIFTEQNVTTKRPGNGISPMRWDEVMGKTASKDFLEDELIEI
- a CDS encoding NAD-dependent epimerase/dehydratase family protein — its product is MKNILLIGGAGYVGSVITDFLLRNGYKVTCLDGFLYENQRTVLPYILNENYKFICGDLCDEDAVKKALVGIDSVVLLAGLVGDPITKKYPDLSKKINDDGILNLFQIMNGKGIERLIFISTCSNYGLIKNDELADENFELSPLSLYAKAKVAAEKELLSEKNNFDFSTVVLRFATAFGLSPRMRFDLTVSEFTKDLILGKELLVYDAHTWRPYCHVKDFARLIDIVLKSPKEKTHKEVFNAGGEINNFTKQGILDIILKYLPHSKVSFKEHGTDPRNYKVNFSKVKSVLGFEPKYTVEDGVKELIEAFQLNLFKNLEQDINFHGNYTINYP